A genomic window from Montipora capricornis isolate CH-2021 chromosome 8, ASM3666992v2, whole genome shotgun sequence includes:
- the LOC138059627 gene encoding uncharacterized protein, whose protein sequence is MSGGNSLQTPKKTYRSSVISCCRLCGSVKDVLHCKNLFKKATEELLALAEAVFGGTLQRHEFRPHLVCRPCERRLNNFRAFKAMITESQNHFQRSERQERVKRCIEVSPSAPRTLKSAKDGTTRRGLNFAGGAENQGFISSTNQESDFPVPLEISQTTNVQERAAQPEITSPPIVDEHRYEECLQKVLVKVENELLEVARRVTESVLRDRGFPGMSTLNFEDIVKEVEMQCPTVFKLLSQMIQLSLNYDKKTAPLALIYGIIMFRRCKEMSRVQRVNTVLLNDGGASQELVDRLNKYGFCLEKSMKYTIQEEIGKHFLDHVVQLVKEGRSFVFVLDNVDWDVKVHDMRSDKQNRSVHAVATSLVFDRVSSSHLPDTGPKKNLANCNLKDTLSLTDEEKQCTRERYKVLIGRILVDFLPAFDFLTDVVPDHTPCEYHEEMNTKSVVVPLPVLLKDEKRYAEVVDVLDQLELWAREIYSKAGLCVPTDPHYVPPGPVVGPPARPDQPASHVPPVPQIEDPLANVKIPCYGDQLTRVRLAGAKDLRAGCHTPQDRLDHLYPFRIVDWHTKRSFLKLIFKKLYKNSGREKGTLRFFREKLQRRNVTIDVKHFEDCEQLFLSIGRCFTIEALLNFFNMETMDDCPARNRPPYHVLDVGDNKRSYYHSVLDKFIDEFLTPGPNIDEQGSSDNDDFVRNYSMCLLKYFFVYADLKDAVKEGNGKVLGTLHKQLLPLFKSLPGFNAYAIEMFINILQNEVLLSEAESHQCIWAATANWKGGPGKNIEIDILQENRNKDIKKEIRGMGANKTDKAIDRASRAAGGQRKIVENFDQQVGRGFQHSSHSHKSSSTDEGKVCRDLRELKPFTTVPNRKHDSFPDIMANPLSTLGEEDYNKWGARHKKNLLLDAPIGQEDEEDDL, encoded by the exons ATGTCCGGCGGTAATAGTTTGCAAACGCCGAAGAAAACATATAGATCGTCTGTCATAAGTTGCTGTAGATTGTGCGGTTCAGTCAAAGacgttttacattgtaaaaatctGTTCAAGAAGGCCACTGAAGAATTGCTCGCCTTAGCCGAGGCTGTGTTTGGAGGAACTTTACAACGCCATGAATTTAGGCCACATCTGGTATGTAGGCCTTGTGAACGACGATTGAATAATTTTCGAGCATTTAAGGCAATGATTACGGAGAGCCAAAATCACTTCCAAAGAAGCGAAAGGCAGGAAAGAGTGAAAAGGTGCATTGAGGTGTCACCCTCGGCGCCGCGAACTCTGAAGAGCGCGAAGGATGGAACGACTCGCCGCGGTCTAAATTTCGCTGGCGGTGCCGAAAATCAAGGCTTTATATCTTCAACTAACCAAGag AGTGACTTCCCAGTGCCACTGGAAATCTCTCAAACCACGAATGTGCAAGAACGTGCAGCTCAACCCGag ATAACAAGCCCCCCTATAGTTGACGAACACAGATATGAAGAATGTTTGCAAAAAGTTCTGGTTAAAGTAGAGAATGAGTTGTTAGAGGTGGCGCGAAGAGTGACCGAATCAGTTCTCAGAGATCGAGGATTTCCTGGCATGAGTACGCTAAACTTCGAAGATATTGTCAAAGAAGTCGAGATGCAATGCCCTACAGTGTTCAAGTTGTTATCTCAGATGATCCAACTCAGCCTCAACTATGATAAGAAGACGGCTCCCTTGGCTCTTATATATGGAATCATCATGTTTAGGAGATGTAAAGAGATGAGTCGTGTTCAGAGAGTTAACACGGTGCTGCTTAATGACGGCGGTGCAAGTCAAGAG CTTGTAGATAGGCTCAACAAGTATGGATTTTGCCTGGAGAAGTCCATGAAATATACTATTCAAGAAGAAATAGGGAAGCATTTCCTGGATCATGTTGTACAGCTTGTAAAGGAAGGAAGATCATTTGTATTTGTACTGGACAACGTTGATTGGGACGTCAAGGTGCATGACATGAGATCTGACAAGCAAAACCGAAGTGTCCATGCTGTGGCCACCAGCCTGGTATTTGATCGTGTATCTTCTAGCCACTTGCCAGACACTGGCCCAAAAAAGAATTTGGCAAACTGCAACCTCAAGGATACCTTAAGTCTCACTGATGAGGAAAAACAATGCACAAGGGAGCGGTACAAAGTGTTAATTGGACGAATCCTAGTGGATTTCTTACCAGCATTCGATTTTCTTACGGATGTTGTCCCTGATCATACACCTTGTGAGTATCATGAGGAGATGAATACCAAATCAGTTGTGGTACCACTTCCAGTCCTCCTCAAAGATGAAAAGAGGTATGCTGAGGTTGTTGATGTGCTTGATCAGCTTGAGCTCTGGGCACGTGAAATCTACAGTAAGGCTGGCCTGTGTGTTCCAACAGACCCACACTATGTTCCACCTGGTCCAGTTGTTGGACCTCCTGCTAGACCGGATCAACCAGCTTCGCATGTACCACCTGTGCCCCAGATTGAAGATCCTCTGGCGAATGTTAAAATACCTTGTTATGGCGATCAGCTAACAAGGGTAAGATTGGCTGGTGCGAAAGATTTGCGAGCAGGATGCCACACACCACAAGACAGATTGGATCACCTGTATCCATTCAGAATAGTGGACTGGCATACTAAGAGAAGCTTCCTTAAG CTTATTTTTAAGAAGCTGTACAAGAATTCTGGCCGTGAAAAAGGGACATTGAGGTTCTTTCGAGAAAAGTTGCAACGAAGAAATGTAACTATTgatgtcaaacactttgaagacTGCGAGCAGTTGTTTTTAAGCATTGGGCGGTGTTTTACAATTGAGGCATTACTGAATTTCTTCAATATGGAAACCATGGATGATTGTCCTGCTAGGAACAGACCCCCATATCATGTCTTGGATGTTGGAGACAACAAGAGGAGCTATTACCACTCTGTTCTGGATAAATTCATTGATGAATTCCTCACCCCAGGCCCTAACATTGATGAACAAGGTAGCTCTGATAATGATGATTTTGTCAGAAACTACTCAATGTGTCTCCTGAAGTACTTTTTTGTTTATGCTGATCTTAAGGATGCAGTAAAGGAAGGAAATGGCAAGGTACTTGGAACTCTGCACAAACAGTTACTGCCCCTATTCAAGTCATTACCTGGATTCAATGCCTATGCAATTGAGATGTTCATAAACATTTTGCAGAATGAAGTATTACTTTCAGAGGCAGAATCACATCAGTGTATTTGGGCTGCAACTGCAAACTGGAAAGGTGGGCCGGGAAAGAACATTGAAATTGACATTCTGCAAGAGAATAGGAACAAAGACATCAAGAAAGAGATACGGGGAATGGGTGCGAACAAAACTGACAAAGCCATTGACCGTGCCAGCAGAGCTGCTGGGGGACAACGGAAGATTGTGGAAAATTTTGACCAGCAAGTTGGCAGAGGTTTCCAACATTCCTCACATAGTCACAAATCCTCTTCAACAGATGAAGGCAAAGTGTGCAGGGATCTACGTGAACTTAAACCATTTACCACTGTGCCTAACAGGAAGCACGATTCATTTCCAGACATTATGGCCAATCCTTTGTCTACTCTAGGCGAAGAAGATTACAACAAATGGGGGGCGCGGCATAAAAAGAATCTTCTACTTGATGCTCCAATTGGACAGGAGGATGAGGAGGATGACCTGTGA
- the LOC138014461 gene encoding uncharacterized protein — MFYTSLQAAISHSIYSNVNLKVKQVICLEAIYHGRDVVAVLPTGYGKSVIFHLLPSIFLDKIKCERGAAAQAVVIVVSPLNALIKDQIRRLQEGNVKAAILNVKKKTNSEDLELDLSDANLSQLRDAKYEVIFTHPEAFITCKQGIELFQTAKYQRNVHAIVIDEAHCILEWGEDFRKDYSQLSMLCATFPQVPVVALTATASKADVKEIKDSLNMKTPLEVIGNPNRANIFYEKVFRKGNDIDFFQELLRPMASELKEIKLNYPLTILYLPLKWCGFAFKFFDKHLGNEQYYPFGAEALPENRLFAQYHAPQTTAMKDQILKELASPASKVRIIFATVAMGMGVDIPSIRCVIHVGPPRTIREYFQETGRAGRDGKPAIAVLHYNNHDIAKNREGMSDDIRTFCQLETACLRKFLLNCLDANVPETKVAGHFCCTFCKSNCDCLDCLKNI; from the exons ATGTTTTACACTAGCCTTCAGGCTGCAATTTCGCATAGTATTTATTCTAACGTTAATCTAAAAGTGAAACAAGTTATCTGCCTCGAGGCAATTTACCATGGCCGTGATGTTGTCGCCGTGTTACCCACTGGATATGGAAAGTCGGTTAtatttcatcttcttccttCGATATTCCTCGACAAAATCAAATGTGAACGTGGAGCAGCAGCTCAAGCCGTAGTAATTGTTGTTTCCCCTCTAAATGCGCTGATCAAAGATCAGATCAGAAGGCTCCAGGAAGGAAATGTTAAAGCAGCGATATTGAAcgtgaagaagaaaacaaactcgGAGGATTTGGAATTAGATCTCAGCGACGCCAACCTCTCGCAGCTAAGAGATGCAAAATACGAGGTGATCTTTACACATCCTGAAGCCTTCATAACTTGCAAGCAAGGAATAGAGTTATTCCAAACTGCGAAATATCAAAGGAATGTTCATGCCATTGTAATTGATGAAGCCCATTGTATTTTGGAATG GGGAGAAGATTTCAGGAAAGATTACTCCCAGTTGTCAATGTTGTGTGCCACTTTTCCACAAGTGCCAGTTGTTGCATTAACTGCAACAGCAAGTAAAGCGGATGTCAAGGAAATTAAGGattctttgaatatgaaaactCCATTGGAAGTGATAGGGAATCCTAACAGAGCAAACATATTTTATGAGAAGGTATTCCGTAAAGGTAACGACatagacttcttccaagaactACTGAGGCCTATGGCAAGtgaattgaaagaaattaaattgaattatcCTTTGACAATACTGTACCTTCCTTTGAAATGGTGTGGGTTTGCATTCAAATTTTTTGACAAACACCTAGGAAATGAACAGTATTATCCCTTTGGAGCTGAAGCTTTGCCTGAAAATAGGCTGTTTGCACAGTATCATGCCCCACAGACAACTGCAATGAAGGATCAGATCCTGAAGGAATTGGCCTCACCAGCATCAAAAGTGAGAATAATATTTGCAACTGTGGCCATGGGAATGGGTGTTGATATCCCGTCCATAAGGTGCGTCATTCATGTTGGTCCACCACGTACAATCCGTGAGTATTTTCAAGAAACTGGAAGGGCAGGTCGAGATGGGAAGCCTGCAATTGCAGTACTACACTACAACAATCATGACATTGCAAAAAATCGAGAGGGAATGAGCGATGACATCAGGACTTTCTGTCAGCTAGAGACTGCCTGCCTAAGAAAATTCCTTTTGAATTGTCTTGATGCCAATGTACCAGAAACAAAAGTTGCAGGTCACTTTTGTTGTACCTTCTGTAAATCTAACTGCGATTGTCTAGACTGTCTCAAAAATATCTAA